A genomic window from Bacteroidota bacterium includes:
- the fbp gene encoding class 1 fructose-bisphosphatase, translating into MSNNSTIGEFIIESQTHFKYTSGELSRLLSSIRLAAKVVNREVNKAGLVDILGAEGNENIQGEEQQKLDVFANEKFIKALTNREVVCGIASEENDDFIRIENGDNIKSKYVVLMDPLDGSSNIDVNVSVGSIFSIYRRISEPGTPVTLEDFLQPGREQVAAGYVLYGSSTMMVYTTGHGVNGFTFDPSIGSFYLSHQGMKTPESGKIYSINEGNYVHFPQGVKDYIKYCQEEKEDRPYTSRYIGSLVSDFHRNMIKGGIFIYPTSTKTPKGKLRLLYECNPMAFLAEQSGGVATDGFQRIMDIKPTELHQRVPFFVGSKVMVEKAMEFMKKYE; encoded by the coding sequence ATGAGTAACAATTCAACCATTGGTGAATTTATTATCGAATCGCAAACCCACTTTAAGTACACAAGTGGTGAACTTTCAAGACTTTTGAGCTCTATTCGGTTAGCTGCTAAAGTTGTAAACAGGGAAGTAAATAAGGCCGGACTTGTTGATATTCTGGGTGCCGAGGGCAATGAGAATATTCAGGGAGAAGAGCAGCAAAAGCTCGATGTTTTTGCAAACGAAAAATTTATTAAGGCACTTACAAATAGGGAAGTAGTTTGTGGTATTGCATCGGAGGAAAACGATGATTTTATCAGAATTGAGAATGGAGATAATATTAAGTCGAAGTATGTGGTTTTGATGGATCCGCTCGATGGCTCTTCGAATATAGATGTTAATGTATCGGTAGGGTCGATATTCTCAATTTACCGTAGGATATCAGAACCCGGAACACCTGTTACTTTGGAAGATTTTCTACAGCCCGGAAGAGAACAGGTTGCAGCCGGGTATGTTTTATACGGATCATCAACCATGATGGTTTATACTACCGGACACGGTGTAAACGGTTTTACTTTCGATCCTTCAATAGGATCCTTCTACCTTTCGCATCAGGGTATGAAAACACCTGAATCCGGTAAAATTTACTCAATAAACGAAGGAAACTATGTTCACTTTCCGCAGGGGGTAAAAGATTACATTAAATATTGTCAGGAAGAAAAAGAAGACCGGCCTTATACATCGAGGTATATAGGTTCCTTAGTGTCGGATTTTCACAGGAATATGATTAAGGGAGGAATATTTATTTACCCAACGAGTACAAAGACTCCAAAAGGGAAATTAAGACTTCTTTACGAGTGTAACCCTATGGCATTTCTTGCCGAACAATCGGGAGGAGTTGCTACAGATGGTTTTCAAAGAATAATGGACATAAAACCAACAGAACTTCATCAAAGAGTGCCGTTTTTTGTAGGCTCAAAAGTTATGGTAGAAAAGGCAATGGAGTTTATGAAGAAGTATGAATAA
- a CDS encoding DUF5777 family beta-barrel protein yields the protein MKKVFFILVLLIPLLSFGQDQNLDELMERETGNEKSYESAVFKATRVINGHSVEQMKAKHLDFRISHRFGELNGGAYELFGLDQATIHLSFEYGINDWLMVGLGRSNLQKTYDGFVKLKLLKQTAGSNSIPVFLSYMGSTELISTKWADPERDNLFSSRLTYVHQLLIARKFNERLSLQLSPTLVHKNLTPTESDPNDLFSIGVSGRYKISKRVSLNAEYFYTFRPEDASVDYKNALSIGVDIETGGHVFQIMLTNAQAMREGGFIWGTNNHNWSDGGIHLGFNISRVFAF from the coding sequence ATGAAGAAAGTATTTTTTATACTCGTTCTCCTGATCCCGCTTCTTTCCTTTGGGCAGGATCAGAATTTGGATGAGTTAATGGAAAGAGAGACCGGAAATGAAAAAAGTTATGAAAGTGCTGTATTCAAAGCTACCAGAGTAATCAATGGGCATTCGGTGGAGCAAATGAAAGCTAAGCACCTGGATTTTCGTATTTCGCATCGTTTCGGGGAATTGAACGGTGGAGCCTATGAGTTATTCGGGCTCGATCAGGCCACAATTCACCTCAGTTTTGAGTACGGAATAAATGACTGGCTGATGGTGGGATTGGGACGTAGTAACCTTCAAAAAACATACGATGGCTTTGTAAAGTTGAAACTGCTAAAGCAAACTGCCGGATCAAATAGTATCCCGGTCTTTTTATCTTACATGGGGTCAACTGAGCTTATTTCAACAAAGTGGGCAGATCCGGAAAGAGATAACCTGTTTTCATCAAGATTGACTTATGTGCATCAGTTACTGATTGCCAGAAAATTTAACGAGAGACTGAGTCTGCAGTTATCTCCAACCCTTGTCCATAAAAATCTTACCCCCACTGAGAGTGACCCCAACGACCTTTTTTCGATTGGTGTTAGTGGCCGTTACAAGATTAGTAAAAGGGTATCCCTAAATGCGGAATATTTTTACACATTTCGTCCTGAGGATGCTTCAGTAGATTACAAAAATGCTCTTTCAATAGGGGTTGACATTGAAACCGGAGGACATGTATTTCAAATTATGCTGACCAATGCACAGGCTATGCGGGAAGGAGGTTTTATATGGGGTACTAATAACCACAACTGGTCTGATGGAGGAATTCATTTAGGCTTCAATATATCGAGAGTATTCGCCTTTTGA